CAGGAATCCTCATGGTTCGGGAGGGAATGAACTTCATAAGTGACGGAATTTATGAGGGTTTGATCAAGACCAAATGCTGCCGAAAATCCTACTTGAGAGGTGTGTTTTTGGGATCCGGAACTATCAGTGATCCGGAAAAAAGCTATCATATGGAATTTGTATGCAGCACTCAAACCTTATCTAACGATGTGAAAAAACTGATTAATAGTTTTGTGGATTTACATGCAAAACAAGTGCAGAGAAAGAAAAGTTATGTGGTATATGTGAAGGAATCGGAGCAAATCGCAGACATTTTAAATATATTAAAGGCGCATGGACAGCTGCTCAAGCTGGAAGACATCAGAATCATGAAGGAAATGCGTAACAAGACCAATCGAATCAATAATTGTGACAGTGCAAATTTGGATAAGACTTTAAATGCTTCTGAAAAACAGGTAGAAGCTATAAAATGGATAGACCAGAAAAAAGGATTGGATTTTTTGAATGACAAGTTGAAGGAAGTGGCTTTTCTGCGGTTGGAAAATCCGGATGCTACCTTGCAGGAGCTGGCAGATATGATGGAACCGCCTTTAAAAAAGTCCGGTGTAAATCATCGGTTAAAAAAGATAGAGGACATTGCGGAAAAACTGATATAAATAAGATGGAGAAATTTGCTGTCGAATGTCAAGTTTTTTTGAAAAAACATGGTATGCACAAAGGCAGTAAACCTGTGGATAACTTACTGTTGACAAATGTAAAAAAAGCTGGAATAAAGTAAAATCAAGGGATGTGTAAAATATAGTTATTCACAGGCTCCATGGGATAAAATTGTATACAATATTTGCGGATTATGTGGAAAAGTGACGAATGTTTTAAAAAACTGGCATTTGCAGGTTGTGGAAAACGACAGGATTTTACACAGAAAGTTTACATAATACTGTCAAAATAATGGACGAAATATTATTTTTTGTAATAAGATAGGATAGAAATTGTAGCCTAGAAGGAGGTAAAAATCATTGCTCGTAGTACTTGTAAATACGTTAGCTGTCATTATCGGAAGCACCATAGGTCTGCTTTTAAAAAAGGGCATTCCTGAGAGCATAAGAGATATTGTGATGAAAGGAATCGCCTTATGTACGCTTTATATTGGGATATCCGGTACGTTAAAAGGGCAAAACACGTTAATATTAATTTTATCTATGGTCATTGGATCCATTATAGGACAAGGGGTGGATTTGGACAAAAGGCTCAACAGTTTCGCCGAGAAGCTGGAAGGTCGGTTTAAAAAGCCGGGGGACAAAGTATCTGTAGCAGAAGGTTTTGTGACAGGCAGCCTGCTGTTCTGTGTGGGAGCTATGACCATAGTGGGCTCTCTTAGAGCAGGACTGGTGGGCGATTATGAAATGCTGATGACAAAGTCTGTTTTAGATTTAATTTCCTCTTGCGTTTTCGCTTCGGCTTTGGGGATTGGTGTTCTCTTTTCGGCGGGATTTGTTTTGTTCTTTCAGGGAGCTATTGTTCTTTTGGCGCAGTATGTGTCGCCTTTTTTAGGGGATTACGTGATTGCAGAAATGACTTGTGCCGGTTCTTTGCTGATTTTGGCATTAGGCCTTAATATTTTAGGCGTTACCCGATTAAAGGTGATGAACTTTCTGCCCGCTATATTTTTACCAATTTTGCTATGCATGTTCATTCCGGCTTAATTATCATTTGTTCATAAATTTTTAAGAATAAAGTGATAGTATGTTTGAGTGAGCAGGAATATAATACTATTAATTTATGAGAGGAGATTAGACAATGGAAAAGAAGCAATATGTATGCTCGAAATGCGGATGCCATGAATATGAGTGTGATCAATTTCAGGCTACGGGAGGAAATTTTGCAAAAATTTTTGATGTACAAAATAAGAAGTTTACGACAATAAGCTGTGCTCAATGCGGGTATACGGAACTGTATAAGCAAATGGGCTCTTCCGGATGGGATACATTGGACTTCCTGACGGGATCCTGATAGAATAATGAGATAAAAAGTGCTAAGGATAGATTCC
This region of Aminipila luticellarii genomic DNA includes:
- a CDS encoding zinc ribbon domain-containing protein; the protein is MEKKQYVCSKCGCHEYECDQFQATGGNFAKIFDVQNKKFTTISCAQCGYTELYKQMGSSGWDTLDFLTGS
- the whiA gene encoding DNA-binding protein WhiA yields the protein MSFSVDTKNELARLEPEKKCCMLAEIAGFIRMCGSIRLAGGGKFNIIITTENPAVARHFKKIIKDYFDVDANLEIGQGTTLKKGHVYLLNIGPEERSEQILRETGILMVREGMNFISDGIYEGLIKTKCCRKSYLRGVFLGSGTISDPEKSYHMEFVCSTQTLSNDVKKLINSFVDLHAKQVQRKKSYVVYVKESEQIADILNILKAHGQLLKLEDIRIMKEMRNKTNRINNCDSANLDKTLNASEKQVEAIKWIDQKKGLDFLNDKLKEVAFLRLENPDATLQELADMMEPPLKKSGVNHRLKKIEDIAEKLI
- a CDS encoding DUF554 domain-containing protein, which encodes MLVVLVNTLAVIIGSTIGLLLKKGIPESIRDIVMKGIALCTLYIGISGTLKGQNTLILILSMVIGSIIGQGVDLDKRLNSFAEKLEGRFKKPGDKVSVAEGFVTGSLLFCVGAMTIVGSLRAGLVGDYEMLMTKSVLDLISSCVFASALGIGVLFSAGFVLFFQGAIVLLAQYVSPFLGDYVIAEMTCAGSLLILALGLNILGVTRLKVMNFLPAIFLPILLCMFIPA